The Aureispira anguillae genome contains a region encoding:
- a CDS encoding alpha/beta hydrolase translates to MKHTEFGWDSPSKVKIYAQGWWPDEKKYKSPKGIILLIHGLGEHSSRYTHVAEFFTHHGFAILTCDRSGHGKSGGKRGHIAKYEYVYDDIVKLHSEASRRYPKAPVFLYGHSMGGGIVIDYLLNKKHTGLKGVIATSPLLEPAFKPPAFLLMLGKIIRPIYPKFTQDNQLDAGLISRDKLVVEAYTKDPLIHSKVTSETAIGMLQSGENSLRSVSKVKLPLLLVHGSKDGITSSTATQQFANKATGDVTLKIWEGGYHELHNEPEKLEVLDYIYQWILQKL, encoded by the coding sequence ATGAAACATACAGAATTTGGCTGGGATAGCCCTAGCAAAGTTAAAATATATGCACAAGGCTGGTGGCCAGACGAAAAAAAATACAAAAGCCCTAAAGGAATTATATTATTAATTCACGGATTGGGCGAACACTCTTCTCGCTACACGCATGTTGCAGAATTTTTTACCCATCATGGTTTTGCCATTTTGACTTGTGATCGATCTGGGCACGGAAAATCAGGTGGCAAACGTGGGCACATTGCCAAGTATGAATATGTATACGATGACATTGTAAAATTACATAGTGAAGCTAGTCGCCGTTATCCTAAAGCACCTGTGTTTTTATACGGTCACAGTATGGGAGGGGGTATTGTGATAGATTATTTGCTCAACAAAAAGCATACAGGATTAAAAGGAGTAATTGCAACTTCTCCATTGTTGGAGCCTGCCTTCAAACCACCTGCTTTTTTATTGATGCTCGGAAAAATAATCCGTCCTATTTATCCAAAATTCACTCAAGATAATCAACTAGATGCTGGGCTTATCTCTAGAGATAAACTGGTAGTAGAAGCTTACACAAAAGATCCATTGATTCACAGCAAAGTTACTTCTGAGACAGCTATTGGGATGCTCCAATCGGGCGAAAATAGCCTTCGTTCAGTATCAAAAGTAAAGCTACCGCTTCTTCTTGTTCACGGCAGCAAAGATGGAATTACTTCCTCAACTGCTACTCAACAATTTGCCAATAAAGCAACAGGAGATGTCACGTTAAAAATTTGGGAAGGAGGTTATCACGAGCTCCATAATGAGCCCGAAAAATTAGAGGTACTGGATTATATTTATCAATGGATATTACAAAAACTATAG
- a CDS encoding M1 family aminopeptidase, translated as MKQYILIPALILLSISLTLGQQNTTNTNMKFYHIDVEVSIDKSFIKGAVKCEFVAVKPEVTTLTMDLADQLKVSKIEGAETFEQKNNQLFITLSGDPLKKEQRTNITIHYEGEPPVLEDSDGIRKGLVYDTHGKNDNPVIASVCYPNGGFLWFPCKKGLGDKVDSIYIDVTIEDKKVTEVFFNPKTKEEEAREMPIIVVSNGKLEGVKKVDENKKKYEWRHRHRIAPHHVLLAISNFMKAESEFNGRGYKFPIDFYLFPEKLKESSAMMRRVPEIMTCLTNTFGPYPYRDEGFNVTQVGIALGMDGMPTQTNVLLEDMKATHMYKVVHQMASMWFGNHISPKAWQDAWITEALATYAEAMWQEYKRGLTVYQIILDEKEYFEGGKLYLDDRKDYSEERLSKKGMYAIHMLRGIMSDTYFFETLKAITSGKRMRGNWSRTYLSTDVFREICEYYASENVERNYKFFFDQWIRGEFYPSYKISYSVSGSNIDLNVQQSELESTPSIFTMPYKIEVELEDGTVVKKVLNDDQNKEIFNAADQNFKIQANGPVKEVRFDPSNWIFKDLKYTRKVTNDRFPIKDLEITTSNHRRKLEVKYNVSKKQDVTIELFQVADGISLKEDKSVNLQTFKKEAGEQSHLFKIPLGYGSRGVFKLVVTGKGETFTKILRLKRIKEIF; from the coding sequence ATGAAGCAATACATTCTTATTCCTGCATTAATACTCCTAAGCATTTCATTAACATTGGGACAACAAAACACGACCAATACAAATATGAAATTCTACCATATAGATGTAGAGGTATCTATTGATAAATCCTTTATCAAAGGAGCTGTAAAATGTGAGTTTGTTGCGGTAAAACCAGAGGTTACGACACTGACTATGGATTTAGCAGATCAACTAAAAGTTAGTAAAATAGAAGGTGCTGAAACTTTTGAGCAAAAAAACAACCAGCTTTTTATTACGCTTTCTGGCGATCCTCTAAAAAAAGAGCAGCGAACGAATATTACCATTCACTATGAAGGCGAGCCGCCTGTTCTGGAAGATAGCGATGGAATAAGAAAAGGGCTTGTCTATGATACACATGGCAAAAATGATAATCCTGTTATTGCTAGTGTCTGCTATCCCAATGGTGGCTTTTTGTGGTTCCCTTGCAAAAAGGGATTGGGTGACAAAGTAGATTCTATCTATATTGATGTCACCATTGAGGACAAGAAGGTTACAGAAGTTTTTTTTAATCCCAAAACTAAAGAAGAGGAAGCAAGGGAAATGCCAATTATAGTGGTTTCAAATGGAAAACTAGAAGGGGTAAAAAAAGTAGATGAAAACAAAAAAAAGTACGAATGGCGTCATCGTCATCGCATTGCTCCCCATCATGTTTTATTGGCTATTTCTAATTTTATGAAAGCAGAGTCTGAGTTTAATGGGCGTGGCTATAAATTTCCTATTGACTTTTACTTATTCCCCGAAAAATTAAAAGAATCTTCTGCTATGATGCGCAGGGTTCCTGAAATTATGACTTGTTTAACCAATACCTTTGGTCCATACCCGTATAGAGATGAAGGGTTTAATGTTACCCAAGTTGGTATTGCTCTAGGAATGGATGGGATGCCGACACAAACCAATGTACTATTGGAGGACATGAAGGCGACTCACATGTACAAAGTCGTACACCAAATGGCAAGTATGTGGTTTGGGAATCATATTTCACCAAAAGCATGGCAAGATGCTTGGATTACAGAAGCTTTAGCTACCTATGCGGAAGCTATGTGGCAAGAATATAAGCGTGGCCTAACGGTTTATCAAATTATTTTGGACGAAAAAGAATACTTTGAAGGGGGTAAACTTTACTTGGATGATCGCAAAGACTATTCTGAAGAGCGACTAAGTAAAAAAGGAATGTATGCCATTCACATGCTCCGAGGTATTATGTCTGATACTTATTTTTTTGAAACACTTAAAGCCATTACGTCAGGTAAACGAATGCGTGGAAATTGGTCTAGAACCTATCTCAGTACAGATGTTTTTAGAGAAATTTGTGAATATTATGCGAGCGAAAATGTGGAACGAAACTATAAGTTTTTCTTTGATCAATGGATTCGTGGAGAATTTTATCCTTCCTATAAAATTTCTTACTCGGTTAGTGGTAGTAATATTGATTTGAATGTACAACAAAGTGAATTGGAAAGTACGCCTTCTATTTTTACTATGCCCTACAAAATCGAAGTGGAACTGGAAGATGGTACCGTTGTCAAAAAAGTACTAAACGACGATCAAAATAAAGAAATTTTTAACGCAGCCGACCAAAATTTCAAAATCCAAGCAAATGGTCCTGTAAAAGAGGTTCGATTTGATCCCTCCAACTGGATTTTTAAGGACTTAAAGTATACTCGTAAGGTTACCAATGACCGCTTTCCCATTAAGGATTTAGAAATTACCACTAGTAATCATAGAAGAAAATTAGAGGTCAAGTATAATGTATCTAAAAAACAAGATGTAACCATAGAACTTTTTCAAGTAGCAGATGGAATTAGCCTAAAAGAAGATAAATCTGTCAATCTCCAAACCTTCAAAAAAGAAGCAGGCGAACAATCTCATTTGTTTAAAATTCCACTCGGTTATGGTTCTCGTGGCGTATTCAAATTAGTCGTTACTGGAAAAGGGGAAACCTTTACCAAAATTTTACGACTAAAGCGCATCAAAGAGATTTTCTAG
- a CDS encoding SCP2 sterol-binding domain-containing protein, which produces MTAKEFILGFPDRINPESLEGKGDTCFHFKISGDGGGEFTAVIKGNEFSVVEGLENEAKCVITTSDKVLMAIINREQNPMTAVMFGKLKISNLNEMTKFAKPLGLM; this is translated from the coding sequence ATGACCGCAAAAGAATTTATCCTAGGCTTTCCTGATAGAATTAACCCTGAATCTTTAGAAGGTAAAGGTGATACTTGCTTTCACTTTAAGATTTCAGGCGATGGTGGCGGAGAGTTTACAGCCGTTATTAAAGGAAATGAATTTTCTGTTGTAGAAGGATTAGAAAACGAGGCAAAATGTGTGATTACTACTTCTGATAAAGTACTAATGGCCATCATCAATCGTGAGCAAAATCCAATGACTGCTGTTATGTTTGGCAAACTTAAAATTAGCAACTTAAACGAAATGACTAAATTTGCTAAGCCTCTAGGTTTAATGTAG